The DNA window ATAAGATAGCGATCGCTATATCCCATCGCTTTTAATGTGGCGTATTCTGGCAGGTGATCGGAAACGTCGGCGTAGAGAATCTGATAAACAATCACAATCCCAACGATAAATCCTACTGCCGCTCCCATTCCGAAGATAAAGCCAATCCCTTGATTACTCCAGTAATCTATTTCTGTTTGAGCAAATTCTTGAGGAGTTAATACTTTGATATCATTAGGCAAAGCTCTTGTGAGTTGCGATCGCACAGCTTGCACGTCTGTACCTGGCTCTAGGTTAATCAGCCCAACTTCCAATTGATTTGGCTTGCGTTCTGGAAATAATTTAAGAAAAGTAGAATCGCTGCTGATAATGTTACCGTCAGCACCAAAGGACACACCTAGCTGAAATAAGCCTACTGTTTGTACAGTCTGGCTATTTACCTCAGCTTCCACACTGCCATGCTGCTTTACTAAATCGGGAATAGCACCGTATTCTGGTCGAGAAGCCCGATCAAATAGCACCCGATCCAGTAACTTAAGTTGCCCTAAGTGTTTATTTACCTCTGGGTTATCAAATGGTGGGTTCGCCGGATCTATTCCCCACACTAAAATACTCCGGGTAATGCGAGTTTCAGGATTGCGCCATTGGGCAACGTTGATGTACAAAGGACGAACTGATTTTACCCCATCATAAGCCAGGGTTTGCTGCAATCTCTCTCTAGGAAAGCTTTTGACAGAAATCAAAGATTGGAATTGGGGATTAATTAAAACTAAATCTGCTTGTAGATTTTGATGAGCTTGGGTTGCACTATCTAGGAGCGCGTCTAGTAATCCCATTTGCACAAACATCAGCATATCCGCAAAGGCAATTCCTGCTAACGCCACTGCCAAACGCGTTTTTTCTTTCTTTAGCTGGAGCCATGCTAAGGGGGTACGGCGAAATAGTTTACGAAGCATAATGACAGTTCTTTAAAAAGAGAAAGTAAAATTTATATCGGACGTTCGTTATGTATTAAGTTAAATTCAAATTACTACTTGATACTTAGAGGCTCTCGTTTCATCGTCCAAATCAGAGAGCTTGCTTCTAGTAAATCAAGGGTTTTCAGCACTTCAAAACCATTTTTTTGATAAAAGCAAACAGCTTTTGGAGTAGAAGTTTCTACGTAGCAAGGTAAACGTTGACTATCTGCCTGTTGAAGAATTGGCTGTAGCAATAAACTACCAATTCCTTGTCCTTGATGGGCAGGTGAAACACCAAGAAGGTTAAGATACCAGTGTGGTTGGGATAGATCGCGTTTGTGATGTTTCTCCAATACAGAGAGTGTTGATATCAATCGCCCTACTTTGAAGAATCCCAATTTGAAAGTTAAGGAAAATACTGTTGGCAAAAAATGAAAAATATTCAGGTGAGAATGATTTGGAGGTAACCAAGCAGCAACACCTTTGAGGCTACCTACGGTTGTGTAGATATGGTTGTAAGGCAAGCTAGTAAGTAAAATTCCTTTAAATAGGCTTTTAAGGGCATTTGTTTTCATGCGATCGCTTTGTGAAAGGAGACAGTTTAATACCGGATCGTCATCAAATGCCTTGGTTAAAATTTCACTTGCTTGATTAATTTGCGATCGCTCAAGTTGTACAAGATTAGAAGTGATCATGATTTCACCACAACAAATCATTGAGAAATTGGTAAACACGTACAAAGTCAATCTTTGTCATTGCCAGCATGAACCGTACTTTTTCTCTATCCTGTTGAATTCCAACGGAGTAAATTATTTTGCAACCAGTAATAACCAAAGCTATCCAAGGATAAGTTCTGCGGAGCAACCGAAACCAAACTAGGGAAGTTCTACAAAACTGAATTTTCATGTACATCTTCCGTGGGTTTAGTCAATCGAGTGCTATCTTTTTGCGATTCAATGAGTATGAGAACTGCTGGCAGAATTAAGAGCCAGAAACCAGAAATCGGCTCAATCACTATTCCAATCACAGAAAATCCTAAAAGATTCCAACCGAGAAAAGCTGGTAGACTGATTCCCTTAGCTTCTGCCCAGCAACATAGCTGTCCTAAAGTTAAAAGTAGTGGACTAATCATCATGTACCAAAAGGCATCTTCTCGGTCAAAATAAGGAGCAAAGGGGTTAGGAGCAGTTGTATTGAATACCCCATTGCGAACTATCTCTGAAAGGGGTTCAGTAAAAAGCCAGATGCCAACTAGGATATGAATAATGCTGATGGCGATCAAAAGATATCCAGTGACTCGAAACATTTCAAACCTCCTTTGTTGGAATAGTTGATTTTATTTCTCTTAGATAGTCAGGATTAAACTTATATCAAACATTCGTTATAAATTGGAGCAAAAAAACTTTACAATTCTATTGCTGTCTGCACCTGTAAGTTAGTAAGGGTAGAAACTCGCTTACTGTCTTCAGGGTTGAGGCGAATTCTCACTTCTACGACACGGCGATCTAAATTTTCTCCTGGTTGATTACTGAAGACATTCTGTTTGTTCACCTGCAAGCCAATTTCAGAAACTTTGCCACGTAATTCTCCTGAAAATGCTTGACTATTAATTACCGCTTGCTGCCCTAGCTTAATTTTGCCGATGTCAGTTTGATAAACTTCTGCAACTACCGCCATCTGCTGAGTTTGCCCCAAATCCGCAATGCCTGCATCAGCAATTTTTTCTCCGGCTCGCGTGTGAACTTTGAGAATTTGCCCAGCGATCGGGGTGCGGATGTAAGCTTGTTCGAGGTTCGTTTGTGCTTGTTGAAGTGCTGCTGTGGCACTATCTACTTCTGTCTGGGCTGCCTGCACATCTACCGGGCGAACTTCAGCAATTTGGTTAAGAGTGGCTTTGGCAGAGTTTAATTCTTCTTGGCGAGATGTTTGAATGCGTCTCAAGTTTGCTCTGGCTTCGGCAAGTTGCTGCTGTCGCGATGATTGGATGCGTTTGAGGTTTGCTTGGGCTTCGTTGAATTGTTCCTGTGCGGTTTGTAAACTCAGGCGCTTACTGTCTCTCAAGGATGCTGAAAGTGCGCCTTCTTGATACAGTTTTTCGTGGCGTTGGTATTCCATAGTGGCATTTTGCAATTCTGCCGCCAACCGGGCGATCGCTGCTTGTTGAGCTTGAATTTCTGTCTTTTGTTCTGCCACTAACCGGGCGATCGCTGCTTGTTGTGCCTCTATTTCCGTTTGTCTTTCGGCTTGCAAGCGGCTAATATTTGCCTGTTGTGCCTGAATTTCTCCTGTTTTAGCTCCAGCTTTTACCTGTGCCAATTTTGCTTGAGCCATCTTTACCTGCTCTTTTGCCTGCATGACAGCGTCTTGCAAGCGTTTTTGCGAATCCAAAATTGCCACTACCTGCCCCGCTTGTACATTATCACCCTGTTTAACAAGTATTTTAGCCACGCGATCGCCATCCAAAGCCAGAGGTGCAGACAGGTGGATCACTTCCCCTTCTGGCTCCAAACGCCCAAGGGCTGCAACTTTTTTGACTGGAGGCAGTGTTTCCGGGGTGGCAGACTCAGGCTTACCTGCTAAGTTAAATTGGGAAATTCCATATACAGCGATCGCTCCGGTAATTGCAGCAGCAGTCAATATCAAGCCAATCAGTCGCCGAGTCAAAGGTTTTGAAATCGATTGTTCAGACATATATCTTGTTTACTGAAATTGGAAAAATTGGGTGCATATCATTTAGTTTTCCCATTCTCAGAACCTGCTTGCTCTTGAGTGTTGAGATAAGCTGTTAACATTTTTGCTAGCAGTTCACTCTGCTCGCCATAAGAAATAGCATCACCCTCAAACATTCGCGCCGAGATTAAGCCGTTGAGAAAACAATAAACGAAGTCAACTAACGCTTTGTCTTTAATTTCCAAATAATCTACTAAAGCCTGTTTAGTATCCTTTGAGACTTTCTTGATACTCGGATGATTCAAAACCTCTATTCGCTCTTGCTGCTGATAAAAATCAAACATCAGCAAAGTTTGTTTGAAAAAATAGTC is part of the Chlorogloeopsis sp. ULAP01 genome and encodes:
- a CDS encoding TetR/AcrR family transcriptional regulator — its product is MPKIVDREQYRKELLMKCFDLFAQKGYAAITMREIAQGLSVSTGTLYHYFPSKEALFFQLIEELTQQDILNFLAGAGDAKTLPERIEALMNFATKNEDYFFKQTLLMFDFYQQQERIEVLNHPSIKKVSKDTKQALVDYLEIKDKALVDFVYCFLNGLISARMFEGDAISYGEQSELLAKMLTAYLNTQEQAGSENGKTK
- a CDS encoding ABC exporter membrane fusion protein; the protein is MSEQSISKPLTRRLIGLILTAAAITGAIAVYGISQFNLAGKPESATPETLPPVKKVAALGRLEPEGEVIHLSAPLALDGDRVAKILVKQGDNVQAGQVVAILDSQKRLQDAVMQAKEQVKMAQAKLAQVKAGAKTGEIQAQQANISRLQAERQTEIEAQQAAIARLVAEQKTEIQAQQAAIARLAAELQNATMEYQRHEKLYQEGALSASLRDSKRLSLQTAQEQFNEAQANLKRIQSSRQQQLAEARANLRRIQTSRQEELNSAKATLNQIAEVRPVDVQAAQTEVDSATAALQQAQTNLEQAYIRTPIAGQILKVHTRAGEKIADAGIADLGQTQQMAVVAEVYQTDIGKIKLGQQAVINSQAFSGELRGKVSEIGLQVNKQNVFSNQPGENLDRRVVEVRIRLNPEDSKRVSTLTNLQVQTAIEL
- the devC gene encoding ABC transporter permease DevC, yielding MLRKLFRRTPLAWLQLKKEKTRLAVALAGIAFADMLMFVQMGLLDALLDSATQAHQNLQADLVLINPQFQSLISVKSFPRERLQQTLAYDGVKSVRPLYINVAQWRNPETRITRSILVWGIDPANPPFDNPEVNKHLGQLKLLDRVLFDRASRPEYGAIPDLVKQHGSVEAEVNSQTVQTVGLFQLGVSFGADGNIISSDSTFLKLFPERKPNQLEVGLINLEPGTDVQAVRSQLTRALPNDIKVLTPQEFAQTEIDYWSNQGIGFIFGMGAAVGFIVGIVIVYQILYADVSDHLPEYATLKAMGYSDRYLMTMLMQEALLLAALGFIPGVLLSIGLYQITYAATLIPIGMKLNRAIFVLLLTIIMCSGSGAIALRKLRAADPADMF
- a CDS encoding DUF6463 family protein; amino-acid sequence: MFRVTGYLLIAISIIHILVGIWLFTEPLSEIVRNGVFNTTAPNPFAPYFDREDAFWYMMISPLLLTLGQLCCWAEAKGISLPAFLGWNLLGFSVIGIVIEPISGFWLLILPAVLILIESQKDSTRLTKPTEDVHENSVL
- a CDS encoding GNAT family N-acetyltransferase yields the protein MITSNLVQLERSQINQASEILTKAFDDDPVLNCLLSQSDRMKTNALKSLFKGILLTSLPYNHIYTTVGSLKGVAAWLPPNHSHLNIFHFLPTVFSLTFKLGFFKVGRLISTLSVLEKHHKRDLSQPHWYLNLLGVSPAHQGQGIGSLLLQPILQQADSQRLPCYVETSTPKAVCFYQKNGFEVLKTLDLLEASSLIWTMKREPLSIK